From a single Nostoc edaphicum CCNP1411 genomic region:
- a CDS encoding HEAT repeat domain-containing protein — protein sequence MLAERRKLTTNPLTSTEGVALQVDDVYVPLGLVERKKQSKRQGDVSPEQGSELYKETEITKTFEHDAFLEEVLKQKNTPKSQGKRIAIIGEPGAGKTTLLQQIADWVSREIHQSIVIWVSLADLREKELKSYLFETWLTQVAEKKGKAEATKQLKDNFVALFKQNNVWLLLDGLDEMSASNPLTEIARQFREGGLISQARIVLTCRVNLWDGSINALDDFDTYRSLDFSYPQQVERFIDKWFAAIPEIGKQLCTALKKSGKERIQDLVKNPLRLTLLCLNWQSGDGKLPDTQAGLYQQFVDDFYKWKKEEFATNSHQRQQLNIKLGELAKEAIDKEATRFRLREDFVNHFLGYVDDENSLLKLALKLGWVNCVGIDTNRKPVYSFFHASFQEYFAATAIDDWHFFLDHVPKNPSQGTYRIFDPQWKQTILLWLGREEENLKDKKQQFVDALVNFKDGCDKGNRENVDKGFYEYRAYFLAAAGIAEFRGYSRADEILAQIVKSGFGYFNINKQEWTEFIDPIQEETRSVLQQTDRTKAISTLVQLLQSTNVSDFTRRLAAYSLEEIDPGNEIAISALVQLLQSTNVSDSTRRQAAESLGKIRTDNEIAITALVQLLQSTNLDDSIRKLAADSLGGIDPGNEIAIAALAQLLQSTNLDDETRWQAAESLGKIGMGNEKAIAALVRLLQSINVDDNTRRQIAQSLRQIGTGNPEVITALVQLLQSPDVDDNTRIQTISSLGKIGTDNEIAIAALVQILQSNHLDDSILWPAALSLGMIATGNKKAIAALMQLLQSNDVNDFTRSQAASSLGHIDPGNEIAITALVQLLQSTTVDHTRLQAAQTLGHIDPGNEIAIATLVQLLQSTNVDNSTRTQATSSLRQIDPGNKIAIIALVQLLQSENVDESTRWQAAESLGQIGTGNEIAITALVQLLQSTDLHDSTRWQAVSSLGQIGTSNKFAITALVQLLHSQDVDDDTLCQTALSLWEIDTGNENAIAALMHLLQSSNVSDFNRKHAAFSLGKILQNNKDRFEAVKALSGYWRLNNNYYYYLAWECSQNMTYPDFYQAWHQHNFATRAMRSLKKILFTRI from the coding sequence ATGCTAGCAGAACGGCGAAAGCTGACTACAAATCCTCTGACATCAACTGAAGGAGTCGCCCTACAAGTTGATGATGTTTACGTACCACTGGGATTAGTTGAGCGCAAAAAACAATCTAAACGTCAGGGTGATGTTTCTCCAGAACAGGGGTCAGAACTGTACAAGGAGACAGAAATCACTAAAACGTTTGAGCATGATGCTTTTCTTGAAGAAGTTCTCAAACAGAAGAACACGCCTAAAAGTCAAGGTAAGCGGATTGCGATTATTGGCGAACCAGGAGCAGGAAAGACAACACTTTTACAGCAGATTGCTGATTGGGTATCTCGTGAGATTCACCAGTCAATTGTCATTTGGGTATCTTTAGCAGATTTGCGAGAAAAGGAACTCAAATCTTATCTGTTTGAGACTTGGTTGACTCAGGTTGCTGAGAAAAAAGGGAAAGCTGAAGCCACTAAGCAACTGAAGGATAATTTTGTTGCTTTATTTAAGCAAAATAATGTGTGGTTACTGCTAGATGGGTTAGATGAAATGTCCGCATCTAATCCTCTAACAGAAATTGCACGGCAATTTCGTGAAGGAGGGTTAATTTCTCAAGCACGAATTGTGCTAACTTGTCGCGTTAATTTGTGGGATGGCAGCATTAATGCACTTGATGATTTTGATACCTATCGCAGTTTAGATTTTTCTTATCCACAACAGGTAGAAAGATTTATTGACAAATGGTTCGCTGCTATCCCCGAAATTGGGAAGCAGTTATGCACTGCCCTGAAAAAATCAGGTAAGGAACGGATTCAGGATTTAGTGAAAAATCCTCTGCGGTTGACGCTGCTGTGCTTGAATTGGCAATCAGGAGATGGAAAATTACCGGATACTCAAGCGGGACTTTATCAGCAATTTGTTGATGACTTCTACAAGTGGAAAAAAGAAGAATTTGCTACAAACTCTCACCAGCGTCAGCAACTCAATATCAAATTGGGGGAATTAGCTAAAGAAGCAATAGACAAAGAAGCAACCCGTTTTCGCTTGCGGGAGGATTTTGTTAATCACTTTTTGGGATATGTTGATGATGAAAATTCGCTGCTGAAATTGGCACTAAAGTTAGGCTGGGTAAACTGTGTAGGGATAGATACAAATAGAAAACCTGTTTACTCTTTCTTTCATGCCTCATTTCAAGAGTATTTTGCTGCTACAGCAATTGATGATTGGCATTTCTTTCTCGATCATGTTCCCAAAAATCCCAGCCAAGGGACTTATCGCATCTTTGATCCGCAATGGAAACAAACAATATTACTTTGGTTGGGGCGAGAAGAAGAAAACCTCAAAGATAAAAAGCAACAATTTGTTGATGCTTTGGTCAACTTTAAAGATGGATGTGATAAGGGTAATAGAGAAAATGTAGATAAAGGATTTTATGAATATCGCGCCTATTTTTTAGCCGCGGCAGGAATTGCAGAGTTTAGAGGTTATTCTAGAGCTGATGAAATACTAGCGCAAATTGTCAAGTCAGGCTTTGGTTATTTTAATATCAATAAACAGGAGTGGACTGAATTTATTGATCCAATTCAAGAGGAAACTAGGTCTGTATTGCAACAAACAGACCGTACAAAAGCGATCTCCACCTTGGTGCAACTGCTGCAATCAACTAATGTGTCTGACTTCACCCGTAGGCTGGCAGCATATAGTTTAGAGGAAATCGACCCTGGCAATGAAATTGCGATCTCCGCCTTGGTGCAACTGCTGCAATCAACTAATGTGTCTGACTCCACCCGTAGGCAGGCAGCAGAAAGCTTAGGGAAAATCCGCACAGACAATGAAATTGCGATCACTGCCTTGGTACAACTGCTGCAATCAACTAATCTGGATGACTCTATCCGTAAGCTGGCAGCAGATAGCTTAGGGGGAATCGACCCTGGCAATGAAATTGCGATCGCCGCCTTGGCGCAACTACTGCAATCAACTAATCTGGATGATGAGACTCGTTGGCAGGCAGCAGAAAGCTTAGGAAAAATCGGTATGGGCAATGAAAAAGCGATCGCTGCTTTGGTGCGACTGCTGCAATCAATAAATGTGGACGATAACACTCGTAGGCAGATAGCACAGAGCTTAAGACAAATTGGCACTGGCAATCCAGAAGTGATTACAGCTTTGGTACAACTGCTGCAATCCCCAGATGTGGATGATAACACCCGTATTCAGACGATATCTAGCTTAGGAAAAATCGGTACAGACAATGAAATTGCGATCGCCGCTTTAGTGCAAATACTGCAATCAAATCACCTAGATGACTCCATCCTATGGCCAGCGGCATTGAGCTTAGGGATGATTGCCACAGGCAATAAAAAAGCGATTGCTGCTTTGATGCAACTGCTGCAATCAAATGATGTAAATGACTTTACCCGTAGCCAAGCTGCATCTAGCTTAGGGCACATAGACCCTGGCAATGAAATTGCGATCACCGCCTTGGTGCAACTGCTGCAATCAACCACTGTAGATCACACCCGTTTGCAGGCAGCACAAACTTTAGGGCACATAGACCCTGGCAATGAAATTGCAATCGCTACCTTGGTGCAGCTGCTGCAATCAACTAATGTGGATAACTCTACTCGTACACAGGCAACATCAAGCTTAAGGCAAATCGACCCAGGCAATAAAATTGCGATCATTGCCTTGGTGCAACTGTTGCAATCAGAAAATGTTGATGAGTCTACCCGTTGGCAGGCAGCAGAAAGCTTAGGGCAAATTGGCACAGGCAATGAAATTGCGATCACTGCCTTGGTACAACTACTGCAATCAACTGATTTACATGACTCCACCCGTTGGCAGGCAGTATCAAGCTTAGGGCAAATCGGTACAAGCAATAAATTTGCGATTACTGCATTGGTGCAATTGCTGCACTCCCAAGATGTGGATGACGATACACTTTGCCAGACAGCATTAAGCTTATGGGAAATCGATACTGGTAATG